The following is a genomic window from Calliphora vicina chromosome 5, idCalVici1.1, whole genome shotgun sequence.
attgtagatcgtaaaatacgGACTCAAAATTATACCACGATGGAAGCTTTATCAGATACGGTTGTAAGGGAATGTAGAAACATTTCAAAGGAGACGATTGattctttaattggttcaatgcatcgtcgctGTAAAGTagcaataaaaaacaagtaagagctatattcggctgtgccgaatcttatatacccttcaccaatttatacttcaaaatacaaattttaaatatttttaggtaaacaacatttttttttccaaagttgtttttttaattttttggaaaacaaatttttcgaattatttaaaagtttttaaatttaaaatttttttttttaaattttttgttttgttgaaaaaaaaaaattcgggttaaaaaatattttttccgattttgacccattgtaggtccaacttacgtcgttgcaaaggtctttgaaatatctatcattaaatatccatattgtctatattaatgatttagtaatccagatatagttcaaaaatcgttgttgtcctggtttttttctcatatctcagccatttgtgaaccgattttgctgattttaaataggaaacttctcgaaagtatgtctgacagaattattgaagatttggatcccgcagacatctggggtcttcagaaaattgatttcaacagacagacggacatgcggacagacggacatggcttaatcgactccgatatctataaggatccagaatatatatactttatagggtcggaaaattataatttgtaaattacaaacggaatctGTTCTGTTCTGTAAATGAgcgattttcaaaaacaaatagcttAACAATTTATGTTCTACAAATCGCACAATTTTATACATTATAGAACACCAAAATATGTGaattcgttaaaaaattaaatcgttACTCGAATTCGGTTTAACTATTTGAATTGcagcaaaatcaaatttatgcCGTAAGCAACCCATTCAAAGTTCCTGAACTTAGAACTTATAATCTCTGGTTAtagtttttcgtaacgatatacttccaattaatataaaGTTTGTAATATCGTCACGATAATAAATAAACAGAGATTGAGAAATTGGGGACTACTCTGTTTAAATTATGTCAACATATTTTACTTACATCAGCAGCTTGAGTCAATTCAATGCCGCACAAATTGGCTGTAACTTCAGGACCATAACCCTGTCTACGACGTTCTTCCATGCGTTCATAAGCAATACGAACTTtactaaaatagtaaaaaaatattaaataaagtatATTCTAAAACATAATTGCACAATATTTTCCAACTTACTTGGCTGCCACAAATTGGAAGGCCTTAACAATCGATTCTAATGAGCCatcgaaattaataaattctgTTTGGTTAATCGCCTCCTGTATATACTCCACTGTAGGCACCAGTTTAGCACCCTCCAAAGCTTGACCATAAACCTTTACCAAGTAACGGGCTGTTTGCAGCAACATAACAGTGTTTTCACCCTCATAGGTGCACACAGCTGTAGCCATGCCATAAAGTGTAGGAAAATTGGAACAATCCATAAAACCATGCCCACCACAAGACAAGCGGCTTGTCTCAACACCCGCGGCAGCATCAGCACTACAAATAGCCTTTAGACAACAAGACAGGGCATGCATTTCCGGTAAACGTTCCAGTTCACCCTTTTCAATTTCGTGTGAAATTTGATTGTACATATTCCAAATGTTATCGCCATTAGTCTTAAATACAATAGCTTTGGCGATTTGGGGAAATACTTTAAGTTGCTGGGTGGTATGCTCCATAATCTGAGGTTCCGGCAGATTGGGATCGATGGGACTTTGACGGCGTACAGCCGAGTAACGGCAGGCAATGGTGGAGGCCTTAGCTAAGGCCATGGCAGCATCACGTATAAGAACTACACGCACAAACATCATAGTACCATAGGTGAGCACAGAGTTCTTGGGTGCCACATACGTGCCATTGGGCAAAACTTGTTGATTTTTCATTAGCATGTTGTTCAAGGGGACGCGTACATTCTTGAAACCCAAATATCCATTATTAACCGATTTCATGCTTAATTTGGTGCCAATTTCACCAATATCAATGCCCGGCATAGGCATGTGGGTCTCCTCATCACGCACCTGCACAATAAATGGTGCTAGACCTCGAAATTCGCCCTGAGTATGAAGctgagcaacaacaacagcataaTTGGCAGTATGACCcactaaagaaacaaaaaataagctaaGATGTTCCAACAGAAATctaatcatatttttattaataacttacAGCCTCCCGGCCACCATTTGTATGAAGTTATTGTAGGAGAATTCAATACAAACTCCTGTGTTTTGGCATCATATTCAGCTCTCGTTTCCAGACCACGCAAAAATGTACCATGACCCAATTCCGTTTGAGCATATGTACCAATTATTGAACAATCCCAGGCTTTACTTAGCCACTCGACCTGTTGTTCTATGGTACCCTGGCCCATTATTGTGGGCACAAACATCACAAAATGTAAACTCATGGGATTGCCTTCTTTTAGTAAAGCCGTACCCAGAGAACCTCCCAAAATAGCACTAAAATTTTAAGtgttaaataagacaaattaaatTGTGTTTAGTTGGAGTAGCGTAAAATGGTCACATACTTGTAAGTATCAACACTGTCTTCTCCATTGTCGCGCAATTCACGGATTATTTCAGCAATTCTAACAGCCTTGCGAACACTGTGTTCATACAATTGTTTGTGAGACATATACGAAATCGGTAAGTCATCTTTTAGTTCTGGATCGTCAAGAAACCGCTTTTCTATatgataaaaattaagaaataaaataaataaagggaGTTAGTAATAGTCGTATTGTTGTTTTTACGGCTATGTTTCTATCCAGAATTAATACATTATTCACATAGAGATTTCGCGAATTCTCGGTGATTtactacaaaataataatttaagttgataaattataatgtgtgtgaagataaatttaaatttatttagcacagacataaaccacatattttagctcagcccattttgcagttaacagagcacggttaatcacttaacagtagggtattcaattaatcgggtttctggtttaatcggttaatcgagcaaataattaatcgaggtttagatttattcggttaataatcggttaatttaaaattattcgattaaccgaataatttctattgggttaaatacagattagaaagatattaacatctactatttatattttttaaatcgcatgatttgttgaaaatttatttaagaaatagtaaaatgtcataaaatattcaaagacgtttttctcgaaacgatttttttttaattatgacgttgttgcagcaaatgagcgatgtgtgagttttttttagggttttagtgagatcttctgaaataatattttataaaaagaatataatttaaacggttttttttctttagatttaataaaacttttctttggaaaaaaactctctcgctgattgtatatgttggagaaatcaaacgcatgataaagaatattcctttttggattgttttagattttgattaatttaatagtttcgtttagttattttaaaatgctaatttccaaaacaaaatttcgtctatacatgtaaatacaaacaaattttcaaagacatgtaaattaaatatgtcagttgttatacatactcactaatcatgtttattggatgttcaaaaatatttaatttgaaatttgtatttgatttgtattattgaaatttaaagtgcaaaaaaaaggaatttcggttaatcggttaatcgacacaaattaatcggtttgtttgttatttgaaaatcggcaattttaaattattcgaacagttaaccgtccaaaattaatcggttaaccgattaccggttaatcgattgaataccctacttaacagtcataatacttgaattataataaacaaatttatatctaaaatatctgaaataatttcagaataagaaaaaaatggaaaaaaactatCCATCTGAAATAATACATGGATATTTGAACCCATCGTAATAtcaggattccaataaatttgagttttttgaaaaaataaatctggagaggctttttggccattatggaaaataggaaagggctcggatatgacactatatagaaatggtatcccactaccacagttccattaagtgaccctaggactatcatttctatatagtgtcatatccgatcctttttcctaatttccatagtGGCCATTATTATTTATGCTGGATTATTATTAGACTACCTGACCcagatcgagctccatttcttgattaaacgcttattggccaagctaaaagcttggccaataagcgaaaatgagtttttatataaaaaatcgatttttggccagaaatatgagtgatcacagatcgagatcctttttttgattaaacgcttattggccaagttattagcgagaaatatgagtgatcacagatcgagctccatttcttgattaaacgcttattggccaagttattagcgaatttagatattttgactttttatataaaaaaatagatttttggccagaaatatcagtgatcacagatcgagctccttttcttgattaaacgctattGGCCAAGCTaaaagcgaatttagatattttgagtttttatataaaaaatcgatttttggccagaaatatgagtgatcacagatcgagctccatttcttgattaaacgcttattggccaagttattagcgaatttagaatgTAGACAACACTGAAATACAtacttttaattagatttttaaagtttaggcAATccccttatataaaaaatgtgtttgcatcctctaaattaatttttttgtatgacacCGAAtgactaattttattttctatgtaattttatttcaattaatattttctcGTGATCtcgttttcgaatt
Proteins encoded in this region:
- the ACOX1 gene encoding probable peroxisomal acyl-coenzyme A oxidase 1; translation: MTTKVNPDLQKERNSASFNTEEFTLWWCGGQKKYEERKSLEKRFLDDPELKDDLPISYMSHKQLYEHSVRKAVRIAEIIRELRDNGEDSVDTYNAILGGSLGTALLKEGNPMSLHFVMFVPTIMGQGTIEQQVEWLSKAWDCSIIGTYAQTELGHGTFLRGLETRAEYDAKTQEFVLNSPTITSYKWWPGGLGHTANYAVVVAQLHTQGEFRGLAPFIVQVRDEETHMPMPGIDIGEIGTKLSMKSVNNGYLGFKNVRVPLNNMLMKNQQVLPNGTYVAPKNSVLTYGTMMFVRVVLIRDAAMALAKASTIACRYSAVRRQSPIDPNLPEPQIMEHTTQQLKVFPQIAKAIVFKTNGDNIWNMYNQISHEIEKGELERLPEMHALSCCLKAICSADAAAGVETSRLSCGGHGFMDCSNFPTLYGMATAVCTYEGENTVMLLQTARYLVKVYGQALEGAKLVPTVEYIQEAINQTEFINFDGSLESIVKAFQFVAANKVRIAYERMEERRRQGYGPEVTANLCGIELTQAADLHGRSFLASSALFELQNLATQVSPALGDVLKTVLELYLVDACLNRIGDFLRFINFTDKEVGQLELRLQNCLRRLRPNAVALVDAFGIDDRILDSALGGWDGNVYEKMFEAAKKSPLNKEPVNVSFHKYLKPFMKANL